In Pseudomonas sp. PDNC002, the DNA window GGTTCCGGTTCCGGGCGCGTGTGCGCTGATCGCCGCCTTGTCCGCGGCAGGGCTGCCGTCGGACCGATTCGTTTTCGAGGGTTTCCTTCCCGCCAAGATGGCCGGCCGTCGCGGAAAGCTGGAGGCGCTGGTGGACGAGCCACGCACCCTGATTTTCTACGAGGCGCCGCATCGTGTGCTGGAGTGCATCGAGGACATGGCCGCCATCTTCGGTGTTGACCGACCGGCGGTGCTGGGGCGTGAGCTGACCAAGACGTTCGAGACGCTCAAGGGGCTGCCCTTGGGGGAGTTGCGAGAGTTTGTGGCTGCCGACAGTAATCAGCAGCGTGGCGAATGCGTGCTGCTGGTAGCCGGCAAGCCGGCGCCGGAGAGCGATGAGGCGGTGGATGCGCAGACCCTGCGCGTGCTCGATCTGTTGTTGGCGGAGTTGCCGGTCAAGCGCGCTGCGGCGCTGGCGGCTGAAATCACTGGGGCGCGCAAGAATCAACTTTATCAGCTCGCGCTGGAGCGCCAGGGCAAGGCTTGAGCTTGTCCTGAGCGTCGTCAGCCGCTAACCTTGCGGACTGAGAGTCGATTGGACAGTCGCTGTTCCGTGGTGTTCCATCACGGGGTGGAGGAAAGTCCGGGCTCCATAGGGCAGAGTGCCAGGTAACGCCTGGGAGGCGTGAGCCTACGGAAAGTGCCACAGAAAATAACCGCCTAAGCGCGCAAGCGCCGGTAAGGGTGAAAAGGTGCGGTAAGAGCGCACCGCACGGCTGGCAACAGTTCGTGGCTAGGTAAACCCCACTCGGAGCAAGATCAAATAGGAACCCATTGGCGCGGCCCGCGTTGGGTTCGGGTAGATCGCTTGAGGCATTCAGTGATGAATGTCCCAGAGGAATGGCTGTCCTCGACAGAACCCGGCTTATAGATCGACTCTCACCACTTTCTCTCCACTTCTTCCCACATGACCATTTGTCGCTGACCGGAAGAAGTTTAAAACTTAATAAATCACTTTAAGTGTGAAAGCCCAGTGTTTTGAAAACACTGGGCTTTTCTCTTTTTCAGCGCGTCAAAATCCCTCCCTGTCCCTCGCAAAAGCACGCTAAATCTCGGTCCTGTAAGGATTTTTCCCTTCTGACTCGCCTTGACGGTGGGGAGCGCGGATTTCTATAGTGTGCGGAAGTGGTATGAAGTGGGTAAAAGTGGGATCAACAGGCATGGATAGCCAACCACAGGGGAAGCGCTGACGTGTTTCGCGGAGCTAACGCCATCAGTCTCGACGCCAAAGGGCGCCTCGCGATGCCGAGTCGGTATCGTGACGAGCTCGTTTCGCGTTGCGATGGCCAGCTCATCGTCACCATCGATGCGGTCGACACCTGCCTCACCGTATACCCCCTCCCGGAATGGGAACTCATCGAAGCCAAGCTGCGTGAACTGCCCTCGCTGCGTGAAGAAACGCGGCGCCTGCAGCGTTTGCTGATTGGTAATGCCGTGGACCTGGAGCTCGATAGCGCCGGGCGTTTCCTCGTTCCGCCGCGCCTGCGCGAATACGCCGGGTTGGACAAGAAGGCGATGCTGGTCGGCCAGTTGAACAAGTTCCAGCTGTGGGACGAAGACAAATGGAATGCGGTTGCCGAGGCCGATCTCGCAGCCATCAAAGAGCCCGGCGGCCTGCCGGATGAATTGCGCGACCTTATTCTGTGAGCCTGCCTGTGACCAGTACCTTCCAACACATCACCGTTCTACTCGAGGAGGCCGTCGAAGCGCTGGCCCCCCTGGAGGGCGGCCGCTATGTGGACGGAACCTTCGGCAGGGGAGGGCACAGCCGGGCCTTGCTCGGGAAGCTCGGCCCGGGCGGTCAACTGCTCGGGTTCGACAAGGATCCCCAGGCAATCGCGACGGGAAAAACACTGGCGGCCGAAGACGGCCGCTTCGTCATTGTGCAAAGGTCCTTCGCCGAGATGGGCGAAGAGTTCTCCGCGCGCGGCCTGCAGGGCAGCGTGAATGGCGTTCTGCTGGACCTGGGCGTGTCCTCGCCGCAACTGGATGATCCGGAGCGCGGCTTCAGCTTCCTCAATGACGGTCCGCTGGACATGCGGATGAACCCGGACCAGGGCGTCAGCGCCGCGCAGTGGATCGCCACGGCCGCCGAGGACGAGATCGCTCGCGTGTTCAAGGATTACGGCGAAGAGCGTTTCGCCAAGCGCATGGCCCGCGCCATTGTGCAGCGCCGTGCCGAGAAGCCTTTCGAGCGCACCGCCGATCTGGCTGCCGTGATCACCGAGGCCAACCCGGCCTGGGAGAAGGGCAAGAACCCGGCCACTCGCGCCTTCCAGGGCCTGCGCATTTTCATCAACAACGAGCTGGGCGATCTGGAGCGCGGCCTCGAAGCTGCGATGGAAGGCCTGGCCGTGGGCGGTCGTCTGGTGGTGATCAGCTTCCACTCGCTGGAAGATCGCATCGTCAAACAGTTCATGCGCAAGCAGGTGAAGGGCGAGGCAGACAACCTGCCGCGCAACCTGCCGATCCAGGTCAAGCCGTTCGAGCCGCGCCTGAAGCTGATCGGCAAGCCGGTCTACGCC includes these proteins:
- the rsmI gene encoding 16S rRNA (cytidine(1402)-2'-O)-methyltransferase, with protein sequence MSFGTLYVVATPIGNLDDISARALKVLADVSLIAAEDTRHSVRLLQHFGIETPLAACHEHNEREQGGRFLTKLQAGEDVALISDAGTPLISDPGYHLVRQARAAGITVVPVPGACALIAALSAAGLPSDRFVFEGFLPAKMAGRRGKLEALVDEPRTLIFYEAPHRVLECIEDMAAIFGVDRPAVLGRELTKTFETLKGLPLGELREFVAADSNQQRGECVLLVAGKPAPESDEAVDAQTLRVLDLLLAELPVKRAAALAAEITGARKNQLYQLALERQGKA
- the mraZ gene encoding division/cell wall cluster transcriptional repressor MraZ produces the protein MFRGANAISLDAKGRLAMPSRYRDELVSRCDGQLIVTIDAVDTCLTVYPLPEWELIEAKLRELPSLREETRRLQRLLIGNAVDLELDSAGRFLVPPRLREYAGLDKKAMLVGQLNKFQLWDEDKWNAVAEADLAAIKEPGGLPDELRDLIL
- the rsmH gene encoding 16S rRNA (cytosine(1402)-N(4))-methyltransferase RsmH, whose amino-acid sequence is MTSTFQHITVLLEEAVEALAPLEGGRYVDGTFGRGGHSRALLGKLGPGGQLLGFDKDPQAIATGKTLAAEDGRFVIVQRSFAEMGEEFSARGLQGSVNGVLLDLGVSSPQLDDPERGFSFLNDGPLDMRMNPDQGVSAAQWIATAAEDEIARVFKDYGEERFAKRMARAIVQRRAEKPFERTADLAAVITEANPAWEKGKNPATRAFQGLRIFINNELGDLERGLEAAMEGLAVGGRLVVISFHSLEDRIVKQFMRKQVKGEADNLPRNLPIQVKPFEPRLKLIGKPVYASEAELKANPRSRSAVMRIAEKVR